From one Paenibacillus sp. FSL K6-1330 genomic stretch:
- a CDS encoding diacylglycerol kinase, translating to MRNARLIYNPTSGREEMKRRLADILNRLDSAGIETSCHATTGEGDATREAADAVERGYDLVIAAGGDGTLNEVINGMAGRDNLPPLGIFPLGTTNDFARALGISKNWEEYCDLVIRGETRPIDVGKANDRYFINIAGGGTLTELTYEVPSKLKTMIGQLAYYLKGIEKMVSLTPQELIINASGHPAIHDEFMVFLIANSNSVGGFDKIAPGASIDDGLFDVIALRKCNLAEFVRVATLALRGEHINDKRVVHFRTDYMEVVSPGPVQLNLDGEFGGVLPGTFRVLPQHLRIFG from the coding sequence ATGAGAAATGCAAGGTTAATCTATAATCCAACCTCCGGCCGGGAGGAAATGAAGCGTCGGCTTGCTGATATATTGAACCGTCTGGACAGTGCTGGCATCGAAACCTCCTGTCATGCAACAACCGGAGAGGGGGATGCGACCCGTGAAGCGGCAGATGCCGTCGAACGCGGCTACGATCTTGTGATCGCAGCCGGCGGAGACGGTACGCTCAATGAGGTCATTAACGGGATGGCTGGCAGGGATAACCTTCCGCCGCTCGGTATTTTCCCGCTGGGCACCACGAACGATTTTGCGCGGGCGCTCGGCATCTCGAAGAACTGGGAGGAGTATTGCGATCTAGTGATTCGGGGCGAGACGCGTCCGATTGACGTGGGCAAAGCGAATGATCGTTACTTTATCAATATCGCGGGCGGCGGTACGCTGACCGAGCTCACCTACGAGGTGCCAAGCAAGCTGAAGACGATGATCGGGCAGTTGGCGTATTATTTGAAGGGGATCGAGAAAATGGTCAGCCTCACGCCGCAGGAGCTCATCATCAACGCCAGCGGTCATCCGGCGATCCATGACGAATTCATGGTGTTCCTCATCGCCAACAGCAACTCGGTCGGCGGCTTCGACAAAATCGCGCCGGGCGCAAGCATTGACGACGGCTTGTTCGACGTCATTGCCCTGCGCAAGTGCAATCTGGCGGAGTTCGTGCGCGTAGCTACGCTCGCCCTGCGCGGCGAGCACATCAACGACAAGCGGGTCGTGCATTTCCGCACCGACTATATGGAGGTCGTCTCTCCGGGACCGGTTCAGCTGAACCTGGACGGCGAGTTCGGCGGCGTCCTGCCGGGGACGTTCCGCGTCCTGCCGCAGCATTTAAGGATTTTTGGCTGA
- a CDS encoding CbiX/SirB N-terminal domain-containing protein: MTKPGVLVISHGSREQKWVSLVDEAVQKLASHMDIPVVSSYLELVEGRLIQDGITDLEDQGVTDIVVIPLFVSSGSTHVDEIAYAIGAKAVPDMETDLAPFRVQSRVHFGTPMDDDPEMAAMVWDKVKELSVNPAKEVILLVGHGSRHDLFRSRWEKGINSLAQRVSEVSGTSADYALLSPGDVRDKVTAWMERGCDVIVAPLFLSEGYFTEKVIPNRLEGLECRYSGRTLLPHPLLPQWMESQAKLLLLSLKS, translated from the coding sequence ATGACGAAGCCGGGTGTGCTGGTTATTAGTCATGGTTCACGTGAACAGAAATGGGTGTCGCTGGTGGACGAAGCCGTCCAGAAGCTGGCCTCTCATATGGATATACCGGTCGTATCTTCGTACCTGGAATTGGTAGAGGGCCGTCTGATTCAGGACGGCATTACGGACTTGGAAGACCAGGGTGTCACCGACATTGTGGTCATTCCTCTATTTGTCTCGTCCGGCAGCACACATGTCGACGAAATAGCTTATGCTATAGGAGCGAAGGCCGTTCCGGACATGGAGACGGACCTGGCGCCGTTTCGGGTCCAGTCCCGGGTTCATTTTGGCACACCGATGGACGACGACCCCGAGATGGCGGCCATGGTATGGGATAAGGTGAAAGAGCTGTCCGTTAACCCTGCGAAGGAGGTTATTCTTCTCGTCGGACACGGCAGCCGGCATGATCTGTTTCGCAGCCGCTGGGAAAAGGGTATTAACTCTTTGGCACAGCGAGTTAGCGAGGTAAGCGGAACAAGCGCGGATTATGCCTTACTCAGTCCCGGCGATGTTCGGGACAAGGTGACAGCATGGATGGAGCGCGGCTGCGATGTGATCGTAGCTCCGCTTTTTTTAAGTGAGGGGTATTTTACGGAGAAGGTGATACCTAATCGGCTCGAGGGGCTTGAATGCCGATATTCAGGCAGAACCTTGCTTCCGCATCCGCTGCTGCCGCAGTGGATGGAGTCGCAGGCTAAACTTCTTCTTCTATCCTTGAAATCATAA
- a CDS encoding AIPR family protein has translation MITTSTQLYLLNSIIEEYKNTGAFKSIDIAFEFFSAEQILKDKDIGSEEIESGLIGASRDGGVDGFFVFLNGEFIYDPDEIKATNQPTLELHLMQYKNSNSVEELVVDRFIASAEHIFQLGTDFDTLSEIFNPALIEKIKLFHSTWMKIAGRHPKILVNYYHVCKGNKTKTLGPDTQNDAYLRKMVLLSQKVKNTGGNIIEYSYHIVDAESLMELSRKNPTYSLPLKLNETPITIDYQQEQGGYIASTTLFEYYKFLSDSDGTLRKYLFESNVRDYQNNTDVNQEIGETVTEKPEFDFWWLNNGVTIIAEKGTLAGKTLHLDNIQIVNGLQTSYTIFNALSNGSFEDDKRSLLLKIVITGKKETSDAIIKSTNSQNYVPPSTLRATDTVQRNIEEYLLSKGFYYDRRKNFYKNQGKPRNKIISIKYLSQCLTALVQKNPSKARSNPTTLTKNEKDYRRLFPVTRQPEIYLISIEVMKQVERTLRSMVTTTAQEDAIATNYPFHVGRILVSVILNNADYNDREFAGIDTDNVNEENITIAFSILKEILSDYQKTSSQQELINIAKNITFSDHLTEELKNRPELVSPKN, from the coding sequence GTGATTACCACGAGTACGCAGTTGTATCTTTTAAATAGTATAATAGAAGAATATAAGAATACTGGAGCCTTCAAAAGCATTGATATAGCATTTGAATTTTTCTCTGCCGAGCAAATACTAAAGGATAAAGATATTGGTTCCGAGGAAATCGAGTCTGGTCTTATCGGGGCTTCACGAGATGGTGGAGTTGATGGCTTTTTTGTATTCTTGAACGGTGAATTCATCTATGATCCAGATGAAATTAAAGCTACTAATCAACCAACGCTTGAACTTCACCTTATGCAATATAAAAATTCTAATTCCGTGGAAGAACTTGTCGTAGACCGCTTTATCGCATCAGCAGAGCATATTTTTCAACTCGGTACCGATTTTGATACTCTTAGTGAAATTTTCAATCCTGCACTAATTGAAAAAATAAAACTATTTCACAGTACATGGATGAAGATTGCTGGACGACATCCAAAGATTCTCGTGAACTATTATCACGTATGTAAGGGCAATAAAACCAAAACATTAGGTCCTGACACACAGAACGATGCATATCTAAGAAAAATGGTTCTGCTATCGCAAAAAGTTAAAAACACTGGTGGAAACATTATTGAGTACTCATACCATATTGTAGATGCCGAGTCTTTGATGGAATTATCTCGAAAAAATCCAACATACTCTTTACCATTAAAATTAAATGAAACACCGATTACAATCGATTACCAGCAAGAACAAGGTGGATATATAGCATCGACAACACTTTTTGAGTATTATAAATTCCTCTCTGACTCAGACGGAACACTTCGTAAATATTTATTTGAATCAAACGTAAGGGATTATCAAAACAATACTGATGTAAATCAAGAAATTGGAGAAACAGTTACTGAAAAACCTGAGTTTGATTTCTGGTGGCTTAATAATGGGGTAACAATTATTGCTGAAAAAGGCACCTTGGCCGGAAAAACACTCCACTTAGACAACATTCAGATCGTTAATGGTCTACAAACTTCTTACACTATATTTAATGCATTATCAAACGGCTCCTTCGAGGACGATAAAAGGTCACTACTACTTAAAATAGTTATCACAGGAAAAAAGGAAACTTCAGACGCAATAATTAAATCCACTAACTCACAAAATTATGTTCCTCCTTCTACTTTAAGAGCAACTGACACAGTACAGAGGAATATTGAGGAGTACTTACTATCTAAAGGTTTCTACTATGATAGAAGGAAAAATTTTTACAAGAATCAAGGAAAGCCAAGAAATAAAATAATATCAATTAAATATTTATCCCAATGCTTAACCGCACTTGTACAAAAAAATCCATCGAAAGCAAGATCTAATCCCACCACTCTTACAAAAAACGAAAAAGACTATAGACGTCTTTTTCCTGTAACCAGACAACCAGAAATTTACTTAATAAGCATTGAAGTTATGAAACAGGTTGAGCGTACATTAAGGAGCATGGTTACAACTACTGCTCAAGAGGATGCAATTGCGACTAACTATCCTTTCCACGTTGGAAGAATTTTGGTGTCAGTAATACTTAATAATGCAGATTATAATGATCGAGAGTTTGCTGGAATTGATACTGATAATGTCAACGAAGAAAATATTACTATCGCTTTTTCTATTCTAAAAGAGATTCTCTCTGATTATCAAAAAACGAGCTCACAACAAGAGTTAATAAACATTGCAAAAAACATCACTTTTAGTGATCATTTGACTGAAGAGCTAAAAAATAGACCTGAATTAGTTTCTCCAAAGAACTAA
- a CDS encoding N-6 DNA methylase, with product MLIHYSERQRNSFFQCGFGPGAFFGTVGNCPVNIADITSGLGFTQRGLINELEVKEAVSYELKESLVRIQQKLALLLDLNVVAEQRNIVTENVDESVVDLVVYNAPIAGKVSALDINPEGSILLREIKTTEVDLLCLDRAMRIVKPGGYVLTLLSAGFLFKGGSTQKVRESLLKEAHVKAIITMPSNSLMPYAGVSTCMILLQKKAAELVKPKEVIMADFSHVKLDRKLKTSPVDIDEFNELCQLIAGGMNSGN from the coding sequence ATGTTGATACATTACTCAGAGAGGCAGAGAAATAGTTTTTTTCAGTGTGGCTTTGGCCCGGGCGCGTTCTTCGGAACGGTTGGAAATTGTCCAGTTAATATTGCTGATATAACTTCAGGGCTTGGTTTCACCCAAAGGGGACTCATTAATGAACTGGAAGTTAAAGAGGCTGTCTCCTATGAATTAAAAGAAAGTCTTGTTAGAATACAACAAAAGTTGGCTTTGTTATTGGATTTAAATGTTGTGGCGGAACAAAGGAACATTGTAACTGAAAACGTTGACGAGTCAGTTGTAGATCTTGTGGTTTATAACGCTCCTATTGCGGGGAAGGTCTCGGCGCTGGACATTAATCCAGAAGGAAGTATTCTATTGAGGGAAATAAAAACGACTGAGGTTGATCTGCTGTGCCTTGATAGAGCGATGAGAATAGTAAAGCCTGGGGGCTATGTGTTAACGCTGCTTTCAGCGGGATTTCTTTTCAAAGGGGGAAGTACGCAAAAAGTTAGAGAGTCTCTTCTAAAGGAAGCACATGTTAAAGCGATTATAACGATGCCATCCAATTCGCTTATGCCTTATGCAGGGGTATCAACATGTATGATATTACTGCAAAAAAAAGCAGCGGAATTAGTTAAGCCAAAGGAAGTTATAATGGCCGATTTCAGTCATGTCAAGCTAGACCGGAAACTGAAAACTAGCCCTGTGGATATCGATGAATTTAATGAACTATGCCAATTGATCGCTGGAGGGATGAACAGTGGGAATTAA
- the rlmD gene encoding 23S rRNA (uracil(1939)-C(5))-methyltransferase RlmD, with the protein MKKNRKGSDTRRSGKPAASAALLDLPVAKNDEVVIDIIGMNHDGEGVGRADGYTLFVQGALPGEKARVKVLKTKKQYGYAKLLELVQQSPNRIAAPCPIYDQCGGCQLQHMSYAGQLEWKRQLVVDNLERIGKLRVVREAEGAGETRVGNERNGTDGGGDIENSETNGAYPAVSGDDSDQEGILVRPTLGMSEPWRYRNKSQVPIGVTEGGLVGGFYARGSHRIVDMETCLIQHEQNDEVVSRVKAIGRKLGITAYNEETGQGLLRHVVVKIGFATREMMIVLVTNGERIPRVNEWISAIREELPAVVSVCQNVNTRKTNVIFGDVTRVLWGREVIHDYIGDVKFAISARSFYQVNPVQTEVLYDKTVEYAGLTGEETVIDAYCGIGTISLFLAQHAKKVYGVEIVKEAIEDARANAELNGMKHVEFEVGASEDVIPRWKEQGIEADVIVVDPPRKGCDPRLLETILEMKPVRVVYVSCNPSTLARDLRVLEDGGYRTVEVTPVDMFPHTVHVESVCSLIYKGFE; encoded by the coding sequence ATGAAGAAGAACCGCAAGGGAAGCGACACGCGACGCAGCGGCAAGCCGGCGGCTTCGGCGGCCCTCCTGGACCTGCCGGTGGCCAAGAATGACGAGGTCGTGATCGATATTATAGGAATGAACCATGACGGGGAAGGAGTTGGCCGTGCAGACGGCTACACCCTGTTCGTTCAGGGCGCCCTGCCGGGCGAGAAGGCCCGGGTGAAGGTGCTCAAGACCAAGAAGCAGTATGGCTACGCCAAGCTGCTGGAGCTGGTCCAGCAGAGCCCGAACCGCATCGCGGCCCCGTGCCCGATCTACGACCAATGCGGCGGCTGCCAGCTGCAGCATATGAGTTATGCCGGTCAGCTGGAATGGAAGCGCCAGCTGGTGGTGGACAATCTGGAGCGGATCGGGAAGCTGCGGGTGGTGCGTGAGGCGGAAGGTGCCGGAGAGACGCGTGTGGGCAACGAGCGGAATGGCACAGATGGTGGAGGGGACATTGAGAATTCTGAAACCAATGGGGCGTATCCTGCCGTGTCCGGCGATGATTCAGATCAAGAGGGGATCCTCGTGCGGCCGACACTCGGTATGAGCGAGCCTTGGCGCTATCGCAACAAGTCCCAGGTGCCGATCGGCGTAACGGAAGGCGGCCTGGTTGGCGGCTTCTACGCCCGGGGCAGCCACCGGATCGTGGACATGGAGACGTGCCTCATCCAGCATGAGCAGAACGACGAGGTCGTCAGCCGCGTCAAAGCCATTGGACGGAAGTTAGGCATCACCGCTTACAATGAAGAGACAGGCCAAGGCCTGCTTCGCCATGTCGTGGTCAAGATTGGTTTTGCTACCCGCGAGATGATGATTGTGCTCGTCACGAACGGCGAGCGGATACCGCGCGTGAACGAGTGGATCTCTGCGATCCGTGAAGAGCTCCCTGCCGTGGTAAGCGTTTGTCAGAACGTGAACACACGCAAAACGAACGTTATTTTCGGGGATGTGACCCGCGTCCTGTGGGGGCGCGAGGTCATCCATGATTATATCGGCGATGTGAAGTTCGCGATTTCAGCGCGGTCCTTCTACCAAGTGAACCCGGTTCAGACGGAAGTACTGTACGATAAAACGGTGGAGTATGCGGGATTAACCGGGGAAGAGACCGTGATCGATGCCTATTGTGGTATCGGTACGATATCTCTGTTCCTGGCCCAGCATGCCAAGAAGGTATATGGGGTCGAGATCGTGAAGGAAGCGATCGAGGATGCGCGTGCGAATGCGGAGCTCAATGGCATGAAGCATGTGGAGTTTGAAGTCGGCGCGTCTGAGGATGTAATTCCACGCTGGAAAGAGCAGGGTATTGAGGCGGATGTCATCGTGGTCGATCCTCCGCGTAAAGGGTGCGATCCGCGTTTGCTAGAGACAATTCTTGAGATGAAGCCGGTGCGGGTGGTGTACGTGAGCTGTAACCCGTCTACGCTGGCGAGAGATTTGAGGGTGCTGGAGGATGGTGGGTATCGGACGGTGGAGGTAACGCCGGTGGATATGTTTCCGCATACGGTGCATGTGGAGAGTGTCTGTTCCTTGATTTATAAGGGTTTTGAGTGA
- a CDS encoding DEAD/DEAH box helicase family protein — protein MINKKQMTEEDIKLRYITPAITTKWSVDHITMETKITDGKINLKGNLVFREKPKKADYVLYIHANNPIAIVEAKDNNHSVSFGLQQAMTYAQMLDVPFAYSSNGDAFYEHDFLTGQERQIPMSEFPSPDELMARYQAAKGLSDKEKHVISQPYYTSQTTHAPRYYQRNAVNRTVDAIAKGQQRLLLVMATGTGKTYTAFQIVYRLLKSGTKKKVLYLADRNILVDQSIQQDFAPLEKTIHKINFAKDDPITITSHEVYFSLYQQLAGNDDSDDGTSDDDSVMRFASLFQKDFFDLIIVDECHRGSAKKDSNWRKILDYFSSATQIGMTATPKESKYISNIDYFGEPIYSYSLREGIEDGFLAPFKVINIRTNIGEGWRPYTGQLDKHGREIEDRIYTNSDFDYNIILEDRTYEVAKEITEYLKNTDRMQKTIVFCATEDHAERMRIALVNLNSDMVKNNPDYVVRITGSDVYGKSKLDYFISVSAPYPVIATTSKLLSTGADCKMTKLIVLDQMIGSMTEFKQIIGRGTRLREKEGKTHFIVMDFRNVTRLFADPEWDGPIEQDDDYGQGGTKPGGSGPITPPGPGPNPIEKPIVDEQGCTVKVIGKTVSVYDANGKLLRQESIIDYTKSNILGTYASLDNFIHQWSAEEKKEHIRDLLLERGIDLESMKADQSLSDVDDFDFICHVAFDQKPLTRRERANGVKKRDFLSRFQGAARDILEALLEKYMNAGIYEIEKTEILKLDPFLKFGKPSKIAQFFGGKDGYLKAVKELEKELYEVG, from the coding sequence GTGATCAACAAAAAGCAGATGACTGAAGAAGACATCAAGCTCCGCTATATCACTCCGGCTATTACTACAAAATGGAGCGTTGATCATATTACGATGGAAACCAAGATCACAGACGGTAAAATCAACCTGAAAGGTAATCTTGTGTTCCGTGAAAAGCCGAAGAAGGCAGACTATGTTCTTTATATCCATGCGAATAATCCCATTGCTATCGTTGAGGCAAAGGACAACAATCACTCTGTATCCTTCGGATTGCAGCAAGCGATGACCTATGCGCAGATGCTTGATGTGCCGTTTGCGTACAGCTCCAACGGTGACGCTTTTTATGAGCATGACTTTCTGACCGGACAAGAACGGCAGATTCCTATGTCTGAGTTTCCCTCTCCCGATGAGCTGATGGCCCGTTATCAGGCTGCAAAGGGTCTGTCCGATAAAGAGAAGCACGTCATCTCTCAGCCTTACTACACGAGCCAGACCACACACGCACCGCGTTATTATCAGCGTAATGCAGTCAACCGCACTGTAGACGCTATTGCAAAGGGGCAGCAGCGACTTCTGCTTGTCATGGCTACTGGTACTGGTAAAACCTACACGGCATTTCAAATCGTCTATCGCTTGTTGAAAAGCGGCACTAAGAAAAAAGTGCTATATCTTGCAGACCGCAATATTCTTGTTGACCAGTCCATACAGCAGGATTTCGCTCCGCTCGAAAAGACTATCCATAAAATCAATTTTGCAAAAGATGACCCCATCACCATCACTTCTCATGAAGTTTATTTCTCGTTGTACCAGCAGCTTGCTGGAAATGATGATAGTGATGACGGCACGTCGGATGACGATTCCGTCATGCGCTTTGCGTCTTTGTTCCAGAAAGATTTCTTCGACCTCATCATCGTGGATGAGTGTCATAGGGGTTCAGCAAAGAAGGACAGCAACTGGCGTAAGATACTCGATTACTTCTCTTCGGCTACGCAGATCGGTATGACCGCCACGCCGAAGGAATCAAAATACATTTCAAACATCGATTATTTTGGTGAGCCAATTTACAGCTATAGTTTGCGCGAAGGTATCGAGGATGGTTTCCTTGCACCATTCAAGGTAATCAACATCCGTACCAATATAGGCGAAGGCTGGCGTCCGTATACAGGTCAGCTGGATAAGCACGGTCGGGAAATCGAAGATCGTATTTACACCAACAGCGACTTTGACTACAACATCATCCTCGAAGACCGCACATACGAGGTCGCCAAGGAAATCACGGAATACTTAAAAAATACGGATAGAATGCAGAAAACGATTGTGTTCTGTGCAACCGAGGATCATGCCGAGCGGATGAGAATCGCGCTGGTCAACCTTAACTCGGATATGGTGAAGAACAACCCGGATTATGTGGTTCGCATAACAGGCAGTGATGTGTACGGCAAGAGCAAACTCGATTATTTTATTTCCGTGTCTGCTCCGTACCCTGTGATAGCAACGACGTCGAAACTTCTCTCCACCGGTGCGGACTGCAAGATGACGAAGTTGATTGTCCTCGACCAAATGATCGGCTCTATGACCGAATTTAAGCAGATTATCGGTCGCGGTACTCGGCTCCGTGAGAAGGAAGGGAAAACACACTTTATTGTCATGGATTTCCGCAATGTAACACGACTGTTTGCCGACCCTGAGTGGGATGGCCCCATTGAGCAGGATGATGATTACGGCCAAGGTGGCACTAAACCTGGTGGTTCTGGCCCTATAACACCTCCCGGCCCTGGCCCTAATCCAATAGAAAAACCTATTGTTGATGAACAAGGTTGTACGGTCAAGGTAATTGGCAAGACTGTTTCTGTGTATGACGCCAACGGCAAGCTGCTCCGACAGGAAAGTATCATCGATTACACCAAATCCAACATTCTAGGCACATACGCTTCACTTGATAACTTCATCCACCAGTGGTCTGCCGAGGAGAAGAAAGAACACATCCGTGATTTGCTCTTGGAGCGCGGTATTGATTTAGAAAGTATGAAAGCTGACCAGAGTTTGTCCGATGTGGATGACTTCGATTTCATCTGTCATGTTGCATTCGACCAGAAACCGTTGACGCGGCGGGAACGTGCTAACGGCGTAAAAAAACGTGATTTTCTCAGTAGATTCCAAGGGGCGGCTCGTGACATACTAGAGGCCCTCCTTGAAAAGTATATGAATGCTGGCATTTATGAGATTGAGAAAACGGAAATATTGAAGCTTGACCCGTTCTTGAAATTCGGAAAGCCATCAAAGATTGCACAGTTTTTTGGCGGCAAGGATGGATATCTGAAAGCCGTCAAGGAACTGGAAAAAGAACTATATGAGGTAGGTTAA
- a CDS encoding restriction endonuclease subunit S, with amino-acid sequence MGIKLVEYDKLQERWEPIFYLKQPSERIYDETRLLEEVCDILPDSRRVKFDQREEYLQYVDGSCIDKRTGMITECKEVTEEVSKRLRYRMTAGDMLIPLVEVGVMVPTIVSSPQDRFILVSDIFAVVTPKVDPLYLYCALTTEYVRDQFEARSKGAVIRRISLSDLKEITIPWLTEEERKEKIQMIKLQLSHLENEDKETILEKIDKIVSSHYSIKVPNDAIGAVVKLPYSELIENPLWTYAALNPQISEFQEKIRGCGNVYTLEEVCLTIDSGVNPTKEKNGEIEIGIVKSKNIEVLTLKDEFDTILVEHPRDKETLNVDDVLFRHKGTIGPASIVERENQGLLFHDHLLRLKVDPEIIDPSYLVILLNSFVIREQVKQYVTSSTISFISKQNFGKLLIPIPTINEQKSLVDQIHQH; translated from the coding sequence GTGGGAATTAAATTAGTCGAATACGATAAGTTGCAAGAAAGATGGGAGCCTATATTTTACCTTAAGCAACCATCTGAGAGGATTTATGATGAAACAAGGCTGCTAGAAGAGGTGTGTGATATTTTACCGGACAGTCGCAGGGTGAAATTTGATCAGAGGGAGGAGTATTTGCAATACGTAGATGGGAGTTGTATCGATAAAAGGACCGGAATGATAACGGAATGTAAAGAGGTAACTGAGGAAGTTTCCAAAAGGCTGCGTTATCGTATGACGGCAGGAGATATGTTGATCCCGCTAGTAGAAGTTGGGGTAATGGTACCGACTATTGTTTCCTCACCTCAGGACCGGTTTATCCTGGTATCAGACATTTTTGCAGTTGTTACTCCAAAGGTAGACCCGCTTTATCTTTATTGTGCTCTAACGACTGAATATGTTAGGGATCAATTCGAGGCAAGAAGCAAAGGTGCAGTTATCCGTAGAATCAGCTTGTCAGACCTGAAGGAAATAACTATACCTTGGCTAACTGAAGAAGAGAGGAAAGAAAAAATCCAAATGATTAAGCTGCAACTTAGCCATTTGGAAAATGAAGACAAGGAAACTATCTTAGAAAAAATCGATAAAATTGTTAGTAGTCATTATAGCATAAAAGTTCCTAATGATGCTATTGGGGCAGTAGTTAAATTACCGTATTCAGAACTGATTGAAAATCCACTATGGACATATGCGGCACTTAATCCCCAAATTTCTGAGTTTCAAGAGAAGATTCGGGGATGTGGGAATGTATATACATTGGAAGAGGTCTGCTTAACTATTGATTCCGGGGTTAATCCAACAAAGGAAAAGAACGGAGAGATTGAAATTGGGATAGTGAAATCGAAGAACATAGAAGTACTTACGCTTAAGGATGAGTTTGACACTATTTTGGTCGAACACCCCCGAGATAAGGAAACCCTCAACGTGGATGATGTATTATTTCGGCATAAAGGTACTATAGGCCCAGCTTCAATTGTAGAGCGGGAAAACCAAGGACTTCTTTTTCATGACCACTTATTGAGATTAAAGGTAGACCCAGAAATTATCGACCCGAGCTATCTTGTGATTTTGCTAAATTCTTTTGTAATCAGGGAACAAGTTAAACAATATGTAACCAGTAGTACCATTAGCTTTATATCCAAACAAAACTTTGGCAAGTTATTAATTCCGATACCCACCATTAACGAGCAAAAATCGCTTGTTGATCAGATACATCAACACTAA
- a CDS encoding YerC/YecD family TrpR-related protein, with protein MQLKKLNDKSIDQLFEAILTLGSVEECYVFFDDLCTVNEIQSLSQRLEVARMLGKGCTYNQIEAETGASTATISRVKRCLNYGNDGYKMTLERLGR; from the coding sequence GTGCAATTAAAGAAGCTAAATGATAAAAGCATCGATCAATTATTCGAAGCGATATTAACCCTGGGCAGTGTGGAAGAGTGCTATGTATTCTTCGATGATCTCTGCACCGTTAACGAAATTCAGTCCTTGTCGCAGCGGCTGGAAGTGGCGCGCATGCTGGGCAAGGGATGCACATACAACCAGATTGAAGCAGAAACGGGAGCCAGCACCGCAACGATTTCGCGTGTGAAGCGTTGCCTGAACTACGGCAATGACGGTTATAAAATGACGCTGGAGCGTTTAGGACGTTAA